TTCCAGGAATATCCTCACTGCCCTCTCCACTTTGATAACTAACAAATTTCAATGTAGTTTCAAAGGAAGTTTTTAGGCCTACTCGTCCCTACGATTTTCAACCCCAGACTATAACTCCATGTGATGAGGCTGAACATTATCACTATAAATAGAATGTGGATGAGTACACAATCAGTATCCCAAATAAGATAATGGATATAAAGATCCAATAAGTATAAAatctatcttttatttaaaatgaggcATATTCTGAAATACCACAAAGTCAAACCCTGAGAATAAGCTGATCCATAAAACTTGCTTTACAATGGAATTTAAGTAACTGCTCTGtaattgaaaaaaacaacaacaacaaaaaaccccagcaaAGAGTACTTATAAATAATTGAAGGTGTCTACATTCACTTATTAttctaaactaaaaaaaaattcatgtttttaaatatcattttggaAAATCAGTCACTATGAACCAACaccttaatataaaaataaaagtatcagaGAAACTAGGTAAAGGGTACACTGGACTCTTTGTACTATCactgcaacttcctgtgaatctaaaattatttaaaaagcttaaaagaaCATATCTGGGGTGTATTAGGGTGTATAAACAGAGACCAAATACATTGGCCTGAAAGAAGACTACTTATTTTGGTCAGTGTAGAATTTGGTGGTggattaagagaaaaaagttaaaataatgaaatctagaagaaaattttataacAGAAGTaatgtaaaattatgaaaaaaggaTTTAAAGCATCAGGTTCAAATACCAGCTCTACCACCCACTAGCCAGGTGACCTTGGACACATTATCACTTAACCTCTCAAGAGTACTGTGAAAATCAAATGGGATATGTGAAAGTAAAGTTTGCAAACTGTAAAACCTTGTACAAATGCTAGCTATTATTGACTCAAATTTCCCAGCCTTAATTCCTTTTTGTAAAGGACCGTCTTCATTTTACATCAAATACTCTTTTAATAGAACAAGAATGCACTTTAAAAATGGTATTCAAACAAAGAAATACAGCAACTCAGTTTATTACATGCAGATTCTTCTGCATTGTTGCTAACAGTTCACTGGTCCAAAATtactaaaatacttaaaaaactATACATTAtgtaaacaaaacataaataagacaGCATAGTTCTTTGTACATATAGTTTGGTACAGGTTGTTAGGGATTTAGGAATATGTACAATTTTACACCATGGACTGCATTTTCacaatgcataaatatatatatattttttacagaaacaaaaataagatttcaCTAATGACACAGAATACCATATCATAGATACACGCTGCAAAAGTCCAAATTCAAGAAGAAATGTGGCAACGCAAGTGTGCAAAAGGCTAGCTTACTCCAAACTAATCAAACTTGACTTTGTTCAATTTATGTTATACAGACAGGTAAATCCTGACTGtctattttaaacaaacaacCTTTGAAGATATACTCACACCAACGAGTGAAACAGAACAGATTTTTCCCTCCCCAAGAAAACAAAGCCTTGTTTCAAGCTAATGAAAAGAtacattaaaacacacacacacacgcgcgcaacTATGTATAGTATGTTTTCAACAGTAtaataaacacttaaaatttttatgggAGTTGAAAGAATGCCCCATTATTTAAAAACTGGCTCTTTTAGTCTAAATTCAAGATGCAGCTGTGTCAGGCTTCTCTAAGCCAGATGACTGAAAAGCAGGGAAGACAGAGGCAGGATTTCGACTGGCAGATACAACAATttgagagagagatgaagagagtgAAGAAACCTTAGATGCTGGAGTATTTATGGTATTCAGAATGGCTCCTTCTGGGCTAACCAATAATTTTTTGACTGATGTGTCCAAATGAAATACTGAAGTGCTAGTTGGCAGTGGAGGATTACTAGAGCAAATGGCAGAAACCAAAGATGTCTTAGCCAAAAGAGTAGCTGGAGGAGACTTAATTACTGAAGTTAATGACACCGTTGGTGTAGGAGGTGGAAAAGAAACTTTAGCAGTTGTGTTTATGATCTGTGGTGTTGTATGTACTGTGGGTAGACAACTTGCATTCCCAAGAGAGTTTACAATTTTTGTAGAGTTTCTTAGAGAATGTTTTACAGGTTGCCCACTTAAAGAATTATTTGATGCTAGTGTGACCTTCTGGGTAGGGTTATCTACTGGTGTAGGCTGAATGCTTTGGCCACTGTTAAGAACTAAGGGGAGTCCGTATTTTGGATTAGCAGATATAAGGAGAACATGGCTGCCAGCTCCAAGACCTTGTGGTGGAACAATAAACCGGGTTCCATTAATCATGATCTGAGTACCAGGTGCCAAAGGTGTACTGGTGTTGATGACTATTTTTTGCTGAATACAAGGTTCACTAAACTGACCCCCTACCACACTAGTCACATTTGATGGTGCTGTAGCAGTGTGAATGGCAGAGCCACTTGGAGCAGAAGTATAACTGGGGGTTGATTTTACTAAAGCAGGAGACATTTGCTGGTTTGGTAGAGAAGCAAAATtggaaatattaattattttacctGGGCTTGGTGAAAGGGACGGCAATTCAGTTTGAggtttatttgtatttatatttgttGGCACTGTAGTTGAAATCCCTGGTGACTGAAACTGGACAGAAGTCCGAGACTGTCTTTTAGAAACAGATACAGAACGTGTGGCTCCTGGTACTGTTGCCACTTGTGGAACTGTGTTGATTATTTTAGGGGATACAGTCACAGGTGTAGGCAAGGCAACAGTAACAGGGATTTGCAAAGCTGATGTTAAACATTTTGGAGACACTGTTGGTTGTGTAGTTGAAATCAGAACAGATGACGCAAGATGTCCTGTTTTCACAGTTGATATAGCCACAGTGTTTCCGAGATTTGATGTGCAAAGTCTATTTGACAAAATAGGCATAATTCTTGAAGAGGTATCATTTCCACTGACTAAAACAGGAGGTCGTGTCCCaactgaagcagaggttgagGTCACTGAAAGAGAACCCAAAGATACATTTGCTCCTGTTACTGAAAACATGTTTACTGCTCTAGCTGTAGAAACCACTGATTCATTAACAGGAGTAATATTTTGACTCACAATATTTGAGCTTACTGGAATTGAATTACCACTTGTTGACAATGGCAAAACATAGCCCTTGgtacttttttcttctccttttggggtTACATTTTGCAATATGTTAATTGATGGTATAGCTGGCACACTGCCTGAAGTATTTACAATTGCTTGACCTATGTTTAGCCCAATTTTCACATCTTTTATCTGAGACACAGTTGgtgatgaatttatttttattggtgcTCCCACTGTAGATGGAATCAGCACTATCTGAGGTTGCTCTGGAGTCTTAACATATGTTTTATtcaagggaggaggaagagtttGTTTTAATGGTTCTGCCACAATAGTTGGGGTTGAAGCGCCACTGGGAATTGGAGCATTAATAAAAACTAACTTCTGGGCAGAAACACCTGTAGATGTTGGTGCAGGTGTCACATTAATTGCAGTTCCACTGCCAGAAGAAAGAACAGACGGAGCTGACACTAGCATAAGTTTCTGAACTGGAGTCCTACTGATCACATCTCcatttgttgctgctgttgcttcTGATCTTGTAACAGGGTAACTTTTTGTGATATAATCAACTTGTTGCTGTTTAGTGGGAGTATGAATAATATTTGCATTGGTTTGTCCAAAATTTCCTGTTGATATGCTTATTACACTTACTGAACTATTTACTGTTGATGTTAGTAGAGTGCTAGAAGAAACAGAGGActttaaaggagaagaaaggatgtgCGAAGTTTTATCTATCATGTGGCCCAAATTACCACTGTAGGCAGGCTGGCCTAATGTAAGTTTGAGATTTTTCCCCACAGATGGATTAAAGGCAGCTGGAATGGAAATAGAAGTGGGTGTGTGGCCAAAAGGTGGGAGACTAGATGTAGTAGTCGTTCCAGCTACTGGTGAAAAAGCAGAAGATGAAGAAGTTGTTGATTTTGGCAGCAGAAATGCCTGAAGCTGAGGAGCAAAAGTGAAAACTGAACCTGAAGATAAACTGTTGGGTGAATTTTGATCTGGATTGGTCTGTACTTTTACAACTCCAGTGTTTCCACCTCGTGTCCTAACAAGAATTGACTGTGAATCTCTTATACATACAGTTTTCAGCTCTTGCTTTGCTTCAGAACAATCAGAAGGTGGTTGTGCAAAACAGTTGAGGGAACTACCAGGATTTGTAGATCCACTTAGTGTCGTTGCTGATAAAACAGTCTGAACTGTTGAGGAAATGGTAGGTGAAGCAATGGGCTGAGGGAACGTGGCTGCTGAAACTGTATTCTTGACTTTTCCTGCTTCACTCTGGCTAGTCTTAACTGGTGGtgttaataaattatttatggaAGTTACAGGAGACAAAGGCTGTGGTCTACCACTACTTACATTTGACAAAGGTGTAATCGTCTTGTTGAAAACTGTATTAGGTAGATGGGTAGAAACACTTCCTGTTGAATTGACAAGAACTGATGCTAAAGAAGAGTTCACATTTGCTGTCTGTGGGAAAGATGAACAACGTTGTTCTGTACCTTTTTGTTGAAGTGGTGGTATTTCTTTTGCAActgcttttccttccttgtgctgAATCACAAAATTCTTGGGCAGAATGAGAACCTGCTGCAtgattttttctcctgttttaggATCCAGCACAGGTTGCATCTGAATCTTTACAGAGCTGTTATGAAGATCTATGGGCAACCACTGGCCACAGGGCATTTTGTATACCATCTGTAAAGGACCTTTTGTACTGGTGTGGCAGGTCAATGCTGGCTTTATGGGGCTTGCTTCTGGAGGAGATATAACTGGCTTTTCCACAGCAGGAGCACTTCTACCTGTGGAAGGAGGCAGTTGATTTGTTAAGGTCACTTTGTTCCCAATATTCTTTGCAAGCAAGGCCTGAATAGGTTTGGTCCCTTTCTGGAGAGTAGACACTGGGGTTGATTCCACTGAGGCAAATGACTCTGGAAACAGTGGCTCTGTATGCTTTGATTCATTCAAACAGTCAATCTGCAAATTTCCATCTACATTCTCAACTGTTGTCTCAGTTGTGCttaactttgctttctttcttgggGAAAGCTCTTTTGTGCTATCATCCAGATAACTAGTTTGTTTGGACTGTCGTTTAAGGGTTTTAGGCAGTGTCTTCGGTCCATCTTTAGAAGGCAATTCCTTTTTCAACAACTTGCTTCTGGCCATAGGAAAATCTATTTCTGACAATTTCATATCATCTGGAAAAAAACCAAGCattctgtttatataaaacaGCAACTGAATAGCAATAATAAAAccaattataaaaaagaaagtcaatcTTTGAACTGACAATTTATTAAGAAATTTACTACACGGTGATTCAAGTCTCAGCGCCACTGACGAAAATTAAGGTAAGGTGACCTGTGACATGGTAATGTTGATATCATAGTCCCCAAAACAAcctattttgagaaaattatttttggtcAAATTCTGCTAATTCTGCTGCCAATACAAGTGCAAAAGGaaattttacatcttttaaaGAGATACTCAAGCCAGCAATTAGGGCTCAGAATTTAGATCTGGAAAGGAACCTAGTCTAGTTCTCTTCTTCTAGATAGAGAAATCTTGATATCAAAGAGAGATGGTTCTCTGTTCTAATCTATTTTTAGAAACTGTAAAGTATGAAAAATGATCAGCTTTTTCTGGCGTTTAATTATTCCTACAGTAAAAAATTTATGTttgggtctggccccatggccgaatggttaagtttgcgtgctccgcttcagtggcccagggtttcaccggttcggatcctgggggcggacatggcaccactcatcaggtcacactgaggcagcgtcccacatagaacaaccagaggcattcacaaccagaatatacaactacatactgaggggacttgggcagaagaagaagaagaaaaaagaagactggcaagagatgttagctcaggtgccaatgtttaaaaaaaatttatgttcatATCTGGTCAAACTGTGTTGATGAGAAGTTATTCTTTTTCAATTCACCAAAGACATGGAAAAGAATGGGTTAATACGTTTCTAACTACAAATTTGCATACTAACCTCTTTCATGACTAAAGGAAGCTATTTAACTAGATTTACAGAATAATATAATCTGATGAGTTGAAATGAATTACAGATAATCTAATCCAGCCTCCTGATCAGAATGATGTCTCTGGTCTCATTAGGCCATCAACCTTTgtcattcctcacaaaaaaatctTCACAGTGTTAGGGACTTGCCGAGTTCCATCTAAAGCAAATGTCAGAAATAGTGCTtcaaaaatagcaataataaaaagaagacgATGAACCTATTTCAAAGGAATTGTAGATCAAGGATGTGTGGTCTGTAATGAGCAATGATATACCTATTGTCTGGAGTCAGGCATTGGCTCCAGGAACTCCTAGAAATGTAATAATGACTCCAAAGAACCTTTTATAAGGATATAGTACACCTTCAAAACATACCAGCTTTCCCCAATCAATATACTTCATTAACCAGATTATCCTTTATTTCCACAAAAGATACTAAAACTTCTCTTTGTGCTTTTAGTGTTGATTTGAAGAAAGTTTTAAAGCCTACCTGAATCAAAGTGATCTTTCTCCAGGATATCTAGAGATTCCGTTGAGTCTATAGACTTACTGAATTCTACTTTAGGAGATTCTTTTCCAGGATCTCCTTCACCTTCTTCAGTAGTCCATAGTTCTCTAGTAAATTTATCATGATCAGGCTGTCTTCTGAAATCATCATAGTCTCTCTTTAGGCGGctcctgaaataaaataaaatgcccgACATAACAAACAAATATATGTCTTTTAAAGTACTGGAAGCTAAACTAACTTTCAACGTTTTAAacaatatattgaaatattttcaattctgTCAGTGAAAACTATGTTTTAATCTCAAGTGTGTCTAAGATGCTTAGTTTGGTCTTGACAATGATTATCACTCAAGAAGACAAAACCCAGGGTGCAGGCATAAGAAACTGAAGAGATTATACCTGCAATTTCAGAATAAAGTACTTCAACATACCACCCATTTGTCTTTCTAAAGGCTGCTATTAGACCTATTAAATGagagaaagattattttttttctagctgCATTGACAGAAATAGATTTGAGATAGCCTTAAAATTACTGATTATAATATAGTTAAAAGGTTGTTTAAAAAAGTTAATCAAGAAATTCTAAGAAACAGCATCATTTTCAACTATTATCCggagtaaaacaaaaaaaacctatcGTTTAATCCTGAGAGTAATCATATCTAAACTTCTGAGTCTcactagaaatatatttttaataagcataAGGAAACATAGCTGAAAAGTGATCTTTCAGAGATTCTTTTCACATAAAAACATAATAGCTGTGTTTCTATGAACCTGTGGAGATATGGACACAATTCCAAATGATTACATGATATTTTAGAGATCCTTTATTATTCCTTTTGCTTTCAACTGAGTTGCTCTATTCTACACTCAACTTTATCCTTagtttactttttgtttgttttaaaaaagaaaatctgaacataTATCCTCCAATTTATTTTTGCTACAAATTCTTATTTGTGTATGTTGGAGTTTAAGTCTCCCCTCAGTCACTTAACAGTTCTaagactttgggcaagttccaTAAACTTTCTAAGCATCAATTTActtttttgtaaaatggggataataatactactTACCTCATAGTATGTGTGGCACATAAATATTCGAGAAATGTTAGTTAATAATGACTCTCAATTTATTTACGTTTCATATTATTGCTTAAGGGTTTTATGGAGCAGATGAGGGCTGTAAGATACTAGAATGGATTCCTAAAGGATAACcataaaattaatttccttttagaAATACCTTCGTGGGGGTAGTATgaagttccttcctttttagtcTCAGCTAATGACTTTGCTTCTTATTTCAGGGGAGCTggaagcaatcagacaagaaTTCTGACATGCTCACACCTCATCTGCATCTTAAGACCTTCATTTGTACTCATATTTTCCGTCTTCCTATCTAAGCTAACCCTTCCACTTATGCATCCTCTCTCACCTATTCAAGGATATCACTCTACCAAATGCCCCTTCTTTGCCTGAGTCCATTTTTCCCTATTAGATAATTTCTACCAGTATACAAACATATTTCTCccattaataaaaacaaacaacaaaaaacaaagcaccCTCTGTTGACTCTAACTTGTCCTTCCAAGTACTGCCCTATTTCTCTGCTCCACTTTATATAGCAAAACTTCAATTCCTCTCCCCTAGTTCTCTTGAACAGACTCCTAAAACTTTTACCCACTTCTCTACCAATACAGCTCATCAAGGTCATCAATGATCTCCATGTTGCCAAATTCCATAATGAATTCTCAAACCTCACCTTCCTCAGTCCATCAGGAGCAGCCCTCctttttgaaacactttctttACCTGGTTTCCAAGACACTACTCTTTCTCTTGGTTATCCTATCTTACTGAacactccttctcagtctcttctgCTGAGTCCTACTCATCTCTACCATCTCTAAATGTTGGAATGCTCCAGGTTCAGTCTCTCTTATTCTTGATTTATGCTCACATACTAAGTGATTTCTACCAGTCTCACAGCTTAAACATAATCCATATCCTGACAAAATATATACCTCCAACCTAGCTCACTCCTTGAACTGGGACTCATACTCTAAACTGCCTACTCAATAATTCCAATTAGATGTCTAAAAAGCATATCAAACTTAACATGTtgatttatcagacaaggggttgatctccaaagtatataaagaactcacacaactcaacaacaacaaaaaaacaaacaacctgatcaaaaaatgggcagaagatatgaacagacatttttccaaggaagatatacagatggccaacagacacatgaaaagacactcaacatcactaattattagggaaatgcaaatcaaaactacaatgagatatcaccttacaccagtcagaatggctataattaccaagacaaaaaacagcaaatgttggagaggatgtggcaaaaagggaacactcatacactgctggtgggaatgcaaactgatgcagccactatggaaaacaggatggagattcctcaaaaaactaaaaataggactaccatataacccagctatcccattattgggtatctacccaaaaaaattgaaatcaacaatccaaagtaatatacgtacccctatgttcattgcagcactattcataatagccaagacatggaaacaatccaagtgcccatcgactgaagattggataaagaagatgtggtatatatatatatatgaaatggaacactactcagccgtaaaaaaagacaaattcatcccatttgcaacaacatggatggatctggagggtattatgctaagcaaaataagccagagtgagaaagacaaagaccatatgatttcactcatgtgtggaatataaacaaacgcatggacaaagaaaatagttcagtggttatcagggggaggagggtggggggttggcatagggggtgaaggggagcactttcatggtgacagacaagaaatatgtacaactgaaattttacaacgatgtaaactattatgaactcaataaaaaagaaaagaaaggcagacaAATGTTAGAATGGGTAAAAAATGGAATCCTTATATATTGCTGTTGAGAATGAAAAATGGGGCAGgtactttggaaaagagtttggcagcacctcaaaaggttaaacatagagttacacTTCGACCTAGAAATTCCACTCCGAGGTATATACtcttaagaaatgaaaagatatatccACCCAAAActttacacaaatgttcatagcagtatttaTGAGggacaaaaactggaaacagtccaaatgtcctccattggtgaatggataaataaaatgtggtttgtacttacaatggaatattttttggcttattgaatgaatgaaggaatgaagttCCGATACTGATTCAACaaggatgaactttgaaaacctactaagtgaaagaaactattcacaaaagaacacatattgtatgattccatcttGATGACATTTCCAAACTGGCAAATCTATGGAGCTAAAGTTTAGGACTGGGGAGTTGTGGTGCATGGTGACGtctgctaatgggtacagagcttttctctggggtgataaaaatgttctaaaattagactgtGGTGATTGGTGcaactgtgaatgtactaaacaccactgtacattttaaatgggtgaattgtatggtatgtgaattatttctcaataaatctgtttaaaacaaacaaaaaactcaacaTGTTGAAATCCAAACTCTTGGATCCCCACTCCTCCCCAAACCTGCTACTCCTTTGATTTCCTCTATCTCAGCTAATGGCAATTCCATTATTCCAGTTGCATAGACGAAAAATACTAGGCATCACCTTTTTACTCCTCATTTTTTCTGACACTCCATATCCCAATCTTAAGCAAATTCTATTAATCCTACTTTCAAgatatatccagaatccaaccactGGTTGACATCTGCACTGCTACTATCCTGGTCCAAGCCAATATCATTTTTCGCCTGGATTGCTGCTACAATGCAACTGATTTCCTTGCTTTCATCTTTGTTCCACTACACTAACCTAACATTGCAGGTAGAGTGAATGCtttaaaacataagtcagatcatgtccctCCTCTGCTTAAAAACTTGAAATGGCTTCTCATTTCAGTCAGAATTAAAACCAAAATCCTTAAAGACCTACATGATCTGACTACCTTTCTCTATAATTCTCTGACTCTTGACTCTTACCACTTTCCTCCTCATTTACTCAGCTCTGGTTACACCTGCCCCTTTGCACTTCCTCTAAATGCCAAACATACTTCCAACCTTAGGGCTTCTGCATCTTCTCTCAGATATCCATATGCAtctctccctcatttccttcaggtGTCTGTTCAAACATCAACTCAATAGGGAAGCTTTACCCAACAACCCTGGTAAAAGAGCAAGCATTATCCTGTCCAAACCAGGTATTTCCTATTCCCCTTACCCTGCTTTACTTTtattcacagcacttatcaccaaCTGACATTTGAGTTTCACTGTTTATTCCGTTAGAATGTAAG
The DNA window shown above is from Equus asinus isolate D_3611 breed Donkey chromosome 23, EquAss-T2T_v2, whole genome shotgun sequence and carries:
- the BRD10 gene encoding uncharacterized bromodomain-containing protein 10 isoform X2 gives rise to the protein MSVPETPGEMEPAGEEERPPPAAEEEDDEEEVAAAAPSSGPARGRSASSQEDADDQEEEEEAMVVGGGGCKEQELTYELQQGYRILGEFLQEKHRGLTAPFLQPLGGVAASEEEEAEGPRSGSRGSRVHPQQPGQCMCLLKMEEKFASGQYGGITEFVADFRLMLETCYRLHGVDHWISKQGQKLEMMLEQKLALLSRHLREKTTIAVTSRGYYGLEDEKGTACTSTRRRSTPRSLAGLTSGVFESIMVQVLRQEEQLRAKEEKRLREQERKEAEEASQKEIEEWERKLLAQAAPTCMETLWEIPAIGHFLCLAQQILNLPEIVFYELERCLLMPQCNAFLSKIMTSLLSPPHRRPTLHRRPTLPYRTWEAALRQKVQQWYTAVGQTENPDNCAEKLGLCPQFFKVLGEVNPLEEKPFHELPFYQKVWLLKGLCDFVYETQKEVQDAVLGQPIHECREVILGYDYLENAYVHFPQFCGADVRIYKQRPFQAPEFPVPPIKIQRVPRIKLEKLKCDYVSTSNGEHRCSREGLPSAFKKEQEINFDPTCCPAKMNLDNHDISVEMEVKSNCEIRICRPYEIKKTDCCKENLEKPGSPGEVTGFGEPLSPGEIRFIENQEKYGEASRVKPEPSPLKENALKSCQIHVNGSHSDHPEINCHKVVKDILLEQSLQSHKKLKLTKMRAKKKKKKKKKLKDVLNENLQRKREGLHSLAFKSYKPEIQNKLLIIKKKAKHKKHKSGKKSISKKAITKKRKTVTKSPTVPEFQGKWYHRRQAVKELHSTLIRLLNELLPWEPKLMKAFQRNRSRLKRDYDDFRRQPDHDKFTRELWTTEEGEGDPGKESPKVEFSKSIDSTESLDILEKDHFDSDDMKLSEIDFPMARSKLLKKELPSKDGPKTLPKTLKRQSKQTSYLDDSTKELSPRKKAKLSTTETTVENVDGNLQIDCLNESKHTEPLFPESFASVESTPVSTLQKGTKPIQALLAKNIGNKVTLTNQLPPSTGRSAPAVEKPVISPPEASPIKPALTCHTSTKGPLQMVYKMPCGQWLPIDLHNSSVKIQMQPVLDPKTGEKIMQQVLILPKNFVIQHKEGKAVAKEIPPLQQKGTEQRCSSFPQTANVNSSLASVLVNSTGSVSTHLPNTVFNKTITPLSNVSSGRPQPLSPVTSINNLLTPPVKTSQSEAGKVKNTVSAATFPQPIASPTISSTVQTVLSATTLSGSTNPGSSLNCFAQPPSDCSEAKQELKTVCIRDSQSILVRTRGGNTGVVKVQTNPDQNSPNSLSSGSVFTFAPQLQAFLLPKSTTSSSSAFSPVAGTTTTSSLPPFGHTPTSISIPAAFNPSVGKNLKLTLGQPAYSGNLGHMIDKTSHILSSPLKSSVSSSTLLTSTVNSSVSVISISTGNFGQTNANIIHTPTKQQQVDYITKSYPVTRSEATAATNGDVISRTPVQKLMLVSAPSVLSSGSGTAINVTPAPTSTGVSAQKLVFINAPIPSGASTPTIVAEPLKQTLPPPLNKTYVKTPEQPQIVLIPSTVGAPIKINSSPTVSQIKDVKIGLNIGQAIVNTSGSVPAIPSINILQNVTPKGEEKSTKGYVLPLSTSGNSIPVSSNIVSQNITPVNESVVSTARAVNMFSVTGANVSLGSLSVTSTSASVGTRPPVLVSGNDTSSRIMPILSNRLCTSNLGNTVAISTVKTGHLASSVLISTTQPTVSPKCLTSALQIPVTVALPTPVTVSPKIINTVPQVATVPGATRSVSVSKRQSRTSVQFQSPGISTTVPTNINTNKPQTELPSLSPSPGKIINISNFASLPNQQMSPALVKSTPSYTSAPSGSAIHTATAPSNVTSVVGGQFSEPCIQQKIVINTSTPLAPGTQIMINGTRFIVPPQGLGAGSHVLLISANPKYGLPLVLNSGQSIQPTPVDNPTQKVTLASNNSLSGQPVKHSLRNSTKIVNSLGNASCLPTVHTTPQIINTTAKVSFPPPTPTVSLTSVIKSPPATLLAKTSLVSAICSSNPPLPTSTSVFHLDTSVKKLLVSPEGAILNTINTPASKVSSLSSSLSQIVVSASRNPASVFPAFQSSGLEKPDTAAS
- the BRD10 gene encoding uncharacterized bromodomain-containing protein 10 isoform X1 — its product is MSVPETPGEMEPAGEEERPPPAAEEEDDEEEVAAAAPSSGPARGRSASSQEDADDQEEEEEAMVVGGGGCKEQELTYELQQGYRILGEFLQEKHRGLTAPFLQPLGGVAASEEEEAEGPRSGSRGSRVHPQQPGQCMCLLKMEEKFASGQYGGITEFVADFRLMLETCYRLHGVDHWISKQGQKLEMMLEQKLALLSRHLREKTTIAVTSRGYYGLEDEKGTACTSTRRRSTPRSLAGLTSGVFESIMVQVLRQEEQLRAKEEKRLREQERKEAEEASQKEIEEWERKLLAQAAPTCMETLWEIPAIGHFLCLAQQILNLPEIVFYELERCLLMPQCNAFLSKIMTSLLSPPHRRPTLHRRPTLPYRTWEAALRQKVQQWYTAVGQTENPDNCAEKLGLCPQFFKVLGEVNPLEEKPFHELPFYQKVWLLKGLCDFVYETQKEVQDAVLGQPIHECREVILGYDYLENAYVHFPQFCGADVRIYKQRPFQAPEFPVPPIKIQRVPRIKLEKLKCDYVSTSNGEHRCSREGLPSAFKKEQEINFDPTCCPAKMNLDNHDISVEMEVKSNCEIRICRPYEIKKTDCCKENLEKPGSPGEVTGFGEPLSPGEIRFIENQEKYGEASRVKPEPSPLKENALKSCQIHVNGSHSDHPEINCHKVVKDILLEQSLQSHKKLKLTKMRAKKKKKKKKKLKDVLNENLQRKREGLHSLAFKSYKPEIQNKLLIIKKKAKHKKHKSGKKSISKKAITKKRKTVTKSPTVPEFQLICTNLDELRELITKIENELKDLENSRKKSGKWYHRRQAVKELHSTLIRLLNELLPWEPKLMKAFQRNRSRLKRDYDDFRRQPDHDKFTRELWTTEEGEGDPGKESPKVEFSKSIDSTESLDILEKDHFDSDDMKLSEIDFPMARSKLLKKELPSKDGPKTLPKTLKRQSKQTSYLDDSTKELSPRKKAKLSTTETTVENVDGNLQIDCLNESKHTEPLFPESFASVESTPVSTLQKGTKPIQALLAKNIGNKVTLTNQLPPSTGRSAPAVEKPVISPPEASPIKPALTCHTSTKGPLQMVYKMPCGQWLPIDLHNSSVKIQMQPVLDPKTGEKIMQQVLILPKNFVIQHKEGKAVAKEIPPLQQKGTEQRCSSFPQTANVNSSLASVLVNSTGSVSTHLPNTVFNKTITPLSNVSSGRPQPLSPVTSINNLLTPPVKTSQSEAGKVKNTVSAATFPQPIASPTISSTVQTVLSATTLSGSTNPGSSLNCFAQPPSDCSEAKQELKTVCIRDSQSILVRTRGGNTGVVKVQTNPDQNSPNSLSSGSVFTFAPQLQAFLLPKSTTSSSSAFSPVAGTTTTSSLPPFGHTPTSISIPAAFNPSVGKNLKLTLGQPAYSGNLGHMIDKTSHILSSPLKSSVSSSTLLTSTVNSSVSVISISTGNFGQTNANIIHTPTKQQQVDYITKSYPVTRSEATAATNGDVISRTPVQKLMLVSAPSVLSSGSGTAINVTPAPTSTGVSAQKLVFINAPIPSGASTPTIVAEPLKQTLPPPLNKTYVKTPEQPQIVLIPSTVGAPIKINSSPTVSQIKDVKIGLNIGQAIVNTSGSVPAIPSINILQNVTPKGEEKSTKGYVLPLSTSGNSIPVSSNIVSQNITPVNESVVSTARAVNMFSVTGANVSLGSLSVTSTSASVGTRPPVLVSGNDTSSRIMPILSNRLCTSNLGNTVAISTVKTGHLASSVLISTTQPTVSPKCLTSALQIPVTVALPTPVTVSPKIINTVPQVATVPGATRSVSVSKRQSRTSVQFQSPGISTTVPTNINTNKPQTELPSLSPSPGKIINISNFASLPNQQMSPALVKSTPSYTSAPSGSAIHTATAPSNVTSVVGGQFSEPCIQQKIVINTSTPLAPGTQIMINGTRFIVPPQGLGAGSHVLLISANPKYGLPLVLNSGQSIQPTPVDNPTQKVTLASNNSLSGQPVKHSLRNSTKIVNSLGNASCLPTVHTTPQIINTTAKVSFPPPTPTVSLTSVIKSPPATLLAKTSLVSAICSSNPPLPTSTSVFHLDTSVKKLLVSPEGAILNTINTPASKVSSLSSSLSQIVVSASRNPASVFPAFQSSGLEKPDTAAS